The following coding sequences lie in one Phaenicophaeus curvirostris isolate KB17595 chromosome 5, BPBGC_Pcur_1.0, whole genome shotgun sequence genomic window:
- the GEMIN2 gene encoding gem-associated protein 2, with translation MEPGVEELMPRLLPVDDCDLAEDFDPTVPPRTPQEYLKRVQIEAARCPEVVVAKIDPKKLRKKQTVNISISGCQPAPEGYSPTLKWQQQQVANFSAVRQSLNKHRNHWRSQNLDNNVTMPKSEDEEGWKKFCLGERVYSETDALSDNENLGIDYIKVGFPPLLSIVSRMSQATVTTVLEYLISWFGEKKFTPELGRWLYALLACLEKPLLPEAHSLIRQLARRCSEVRVLEENKNEEQISALNLIICLVSRYFDQRDLADEPS, from the exons ATGGAGCCGGGCGTGGAGGAGCTGATGCCGCGGCTGCTGCCCGTGGACGACTGCGACTTGGCTGAGGACTTTGACCCCACGGTGCCGCCCAGGACGCCGCAGGAGTACCTGAAGCGCGTGCA gATTGAAGCAGCTCGATGTCCAGAGGTGGTTGTAGCAAAAATTGACCCcaaaaaactgagaaagaagCAGACAGTAAACATCTCA ATTTCTGGCTGTCAGCCTGCTCCGGAAGGATATTCTCCAACGCTcaagtggcagcagcagcaagtggCCAATTTCTCAGCTGTTCGTCAG AGCCTGAACAAGCACAGAAATCACTGGCGGTCACAAAATTTGGACAACAATGTTACTATG CCAAAATCAGAGGATGAAGAAGGCTGGAAGAAGTTCTGCCTGGGTGAAAGAGTATACTCAGAAACAGATGCACTATCTGATAACGAAAATCTAGGAATTGATTACATAAAG gtgggATTTCCCCCTTTGCTAAGCATTGTAAGCAGAATGAGCCAG GCCACAGTAACCACTGTCTTAGAATACTTGATAAGCTGGTTTGGAGAGAAGAAATTTACTCCAGAActg GGTAGGTGGCTTTATGCGCTATTGGCATGTCTAGAGAAACCTTTGCTACCTGAAGCTCACTCCCTTATTCGACAGCTGGCAAGACGATGCTCAGAAGTTAGAGTGCTAGAG gagaACAAGAACGAAGAACAAATATCAGCTCTGAACTTGATAATCTGCTTAGTTAGCAG GTACTTTGATCAACGTGACTTGGCTGATGAGCCTTCCTAG
- the TRAPPC6B gene encoding trafficking protein particle complex subunit 6B isoform X2 — MADEALFLLLHSEMVAGLYRAAEQGEGENGRCTTKLESMGFRVGQGLIERFTKDTARFKDELDIMKFICKDFWTTVFKKQIDNLRTNHQGIYVLQDNKFRLLTQMSAGKQYLEHAPKYLAFTCGLIRGGLSNLGIKSIVTAEVSSMPACKFQVMIQKM; from the exons ATGGCGGACGAGGcgctgttcctgctgctgcacagcGAGATGGTGGCGGGGCTGTACCGCGCCGCCGAGCAGGGCGAGGGG GAGAACGGGCGCTGCACCACCAAGCTGGAGAGCATGGGCTTTCGCGTCGGGCAGGGGCTGATCGAGAG GTTTACAAAAGATACTGCCAGGTTCAAGGATGAATTAGATATTATGAAGTTCATTTGCAAAGACTTTTGGACAACGGTATTCAAAAAACAAATAGATAACCTAAGGACTAATCATCAG ggtATTTATGTCCTTCAAGACAATAAATTTCGCCTCTTGACACAAATGTCTGCAGGAAAGCAGTATTTAGAACATGCACCAAAG TATTTAGCATTTACCTGTGGACTAATCAGAGGAGGCCTATCAAATTTGGGAATAAAGAGTATTGTAACAGCTGAAGTTTCATCAATGCCTGCAT GTAAATTTCAGGTGATGATACAGAAGATGTAG
- the TRAPPC6B gene encoding trafficking protein particle complex subunit 6B isoform X1, protein MADEALFLLLHSEMVAGLYRAAEQGEGENGRCTTKLESMGFRVGQGLIERTVLEFTKDTARFKDELDIMKFICKDFWTTVFKKQIDNLRTNHQGIYVLQDNKFRLLTQMSAGKQYLEHAPKYLAFTCGLIRGGLSNLGIKSIVTAEVSSMPACKFQVMIQKM, encoded by the exons ATGGCGGACGAGGcgctgttcctgctgctgcacagcGAGATGGTGGCGGGGCTGTACCGCGCCGCCGAGCAGGGCGAGGGG GAGAACGGGCGCTGCACCACCAAGCTGGAGAGCATGGGCTTTCGCGTCGGGCAGGGGCTGATCGAGAG GACGGTTTTGGA GTTTACAAAAGATACTGCCAGGTTCAAGGATGAATTAGATATTATGAAGTTCATTTGCAAAGACTTTTGGACAACGGTATTCAAAAAACAAATAGATAACCTAAGGACTAATCATCAG ggtATTTATGTCCTTCAAGACAATAAATTTCGCCTCTTGACACAAATGTCTGCAGGAAAGCAGTATTTAGAACATGCACCAAAG TATTTAGCATTTACCTGTGGACTAATCAGAGGAGGCCTATCAAATTTGGGAATAAAGAGTATTGTAACAGCTGAAGTTTCATCAATGCCTGCAT GTAAATTTCAGGTGATGATACAGAAGATGTAG
- the PNN gene encoding pinin: protein MAVAVRALQEQLEKAKESLKHVDENIRKLTGRDPNDVRPPQNRLLAITGPGGGRGRGSLPLRRGFSDSGGGPPAKQRDLEGATNRLGGERRTRRESRQESDAEDDDIKKPALPSSVVATSKERTRRDLIQDQNMDEKGKARNRRIFGLLMGTLQKFKQESTIATEGQKRRQEIEQKLEVQAEEERKQVENERRELFEERRAKQTELRLLEQKVELAQLQEEWNEHNAKIIKYIRTKTKPHLFYIPGRMCPATQKLMEESQKKMNALFESRRNEFAEQINKMEARPRRQSVKEKEHQEVQNEEKKEEQNKEQEEGKVAQQVEELETGNQHNDVEMEEVGEEKGKIGSGHSDAEKEQEEDEQKLEMEVKVEETTEVRENDKQQDGQHEEVTVAKEEGENVQPVDNEQDVAEMIEADSVEPVENENGKEMEPETECDAQPEKVCNIPSPKKEKSIKPEIEAELEGKQEKAPEAQPEPVAEALSQPQSVPLPQSPQLSQSTQDTEPQADKDESAVVSVKVIEAQTEQSQTLSVEIKSKTRSRSRGRAGNKTGKSHSRSSSSSSSSSTSSSTSTGSSSSTGSTSSRSSSTSSSTTSGSTTRGSSSSSSSSSESRSRSRGRGHNRDRKRRRSADRKRRDASGVDRSHKSSKGGTRDTKSSKDKSSRSDRKRSISESSRSGKRTSRSERDRKSDRKDKRR, encoded by the exons ATGGCGGTGGCCGTGCGCGCGCTGCAGGAGCAGCTCGAGAAGGCCAAGGAGAGCCTCAAGCACGTGGACGAGAACATCCGCAAGCTCACGGGACGGGACCCCAATGACGTGAG GCCCCCCCAAAACAGACTGCTGGCCATCACAGGCCCCGGTGGAGGTAGAGGGCGCGGGAGCTTACCGCTGAG gcGTGGATTCTCGGATAGTGGAGGAGGACCCCCAGCCAAACAGAGGGATCTCGAAGGGGCAACCAATAG gctgggtggagaacgTCGGACAAGAAGAGAATCACGCCAAGAAAGCGACGCAGAAGATGATGATATTAAAAAG CCAGCGTTGCCATCTTCTGTTGTTGCTACCTCCAAAGAACGAACACGTCGAGACCTTATACAAGATCAAAATATGGatgagaaaggaaaggcaag GAATCGACGTATATTTGGCTTGTTGATGGGCACTCTTCAAAAATTTAAGCAGGAGTCTACAATTGCTACTGAGGGG CAAAAGAGGCGACAAGAAATTGAACAAAAACTTGAAGTgcaagcagaggaagaaagaaagcaagttgAGAATGAAAGGCGAGAGCTCTTTGAAGAAAGACGTGCTAAACAGACAGAGCTGCGATTACTGGAGCAAAAGGTTGAGCTTGCGCAGTTG cAAGAAGAATGGAATGAACATAAtgctaaaataattaaatacataAGAACAAAGACAAAACCCCACTTGTTCTACATACCTGGCAGAATGTGTCCTGCTACACAGAAGTTGATGGAAGAGTCACAGAAAAAGATGAATG CACTCTTTGAAAGCAGGCGAAATGAATTTGCAGAGCAGATTAACAAAATGGAGGCCAGACCCAGAAGAcaatctgtgaaggaaaaagaacatcAGGAGGTgcagaatgaagaaaagaaggaagaacagaacaaggaGCAGGAAGAGGGTAAGGTGGCTCAGCAGGTGGAAGAGTTGGAGACAGGTAATCAGCACAATGATGTAGAAATGGAGGAGgtaggggaggaaaagggaaaaattggTTCAGGGCATAGtgatgcagagaaagaacaggaagaaGATGAACAGAAACTTGAAATGGAGGTTAAAGTAGAAGAGACTACCGAGGTGAGGGAGAATGACAAGCAACAGGATGGTCAGCATGAAGAGGTCACAGTTGCAAAAGAGGAGGGTGAAAACGTTCAGCCAGTGGATAATGAGCAGGATGTGGCTGAAATGATTGAGGCAGATAGCGTAGAACctgtagaaaatgaaaatggcaaagaaatggAACCAGAAACAGAGTGTGATGCTCAGCCAGAAAAAGTGTGTAATATTCCTTCTCCCAAGAAGGAGAAAAGTATCAAGCCAGAAATAGAAGCTGAACTTgaaggaaaacaggagaaggCACCTGAAGCTCAGCCAGAACCTGTGGCTGAGGCTTTATCTCAGCCACAGTCTGTGCCACTGCCACAGTCACCTCAGTTGTCTCAGTCCACTCAGGATACAGAGCCTCAAGCAGACAAGGATGAAAGTGCTGTGGTATCCGTAAAGGTGATCGAGGCACAGACAGAGCAGAGTCAGACACTGAGTGTAGAAATTAAGAGTAAGACTAGGAGTAGGAGCAGGGGTAGGGCAGGGAACAAAACTGGTAAGAGTCATAGTCGtagtagcagcagcagtagtAGCAGTAGTACTTCCAGCAGTACTAGTACTGGAAGTAGTTCGAGCACCGGCAGCACTAGCAGTCGGAGTAgttccaccagcagcagcactacAAGTGGAAGTACTACCAGGGGCAGTAGCAGCAGTAGCTCTAGCAGTAGTGAAAGTAGAAGTCGAAGCCGAGGAAGAGGGCATAACAGAGATAGAAAACGCAGAAGGAGCGCAGACAGGAAGCGAAGGGATGCTTCAGGAGTAGATAGAAGTCACAAGTCCTCAAAAGGTGGGACTAGAGATACTAAAAGTTCAAAGGATAAAAGTTCAAGATCTGACAGAAAGAGGTCAATATCAGAAAGTAGCCGGTCAGGCAAGAGAACTTCACGGAGTGAAAGAGACCGTAAATCAGACAGGAAAGACAAAAGGCGTTAA